Proteins from one Nerophis lumbriciformis linkage group LG08, RoL_Nlum_v2.1, whole genome shotgun sequence genomic window:
- the bdkrb1 gene encoding B1 bradykinin receptor, which yields MEPVKLVTTAVPENSSSSLHSDFITSAEFAAIRLIVPPYIFTVSVLGLLWNAFVLCVFLAHKDRLTVAEVYLSNLAVADFAVLCGLPFWGANILNDYNWLYGDTLCKMVNGVIMVNFYTSVYTLVMISVDRYLAIVRTMKARWLRRTRHAKVTCVFLWILGFLLSTPTMLHRKVIYNEEIQNTACLLDYGSSWKLANQLLLNIVGFVLPALVIVFSSRAIIKALAQRKDTVGLHDVNDTKASVLLYAVTLLFILCWGPFQVFTFFDTLCDVHVLDVKLWSHALDVGGQVSAYLGILNSALNPLLYVLSGQYFRKKVSAIYRRTLRQRRGSDMTTYQRSVASTYIQRPEQIKPVVI from the coding sequence ATGGAGCCAGTGAAGCTTGTGACGACGGCGGTTCCTGAAAACAGCAGCTCGTCGCTCCATTCCGACTTCATCACGTCCGCCGAGTTTGCCGCCATCCGCCTCATTGTCCCGCCGTACATCTTCACTGTATCCGTGCTCGGCCTCCTCTGGAACGCCTTCGTCCTGTGCGTGTTCCTCGCTCACAAGGATCGACTGACCGTGGCGGAAGTCTACCTGAGCAACCTGGCCGTTGCCGACTTTGCGGTCCTTTGCGGCCTTCCCTTCTGGGGCGCCAACATTCTTAACGACTACAACTGGTTGTACGGCGACACCTTGTGCAAAATGGTCAACGGCGTCATTATGGTGAACTTCTACACCAGCGTCTACACCCTGGTGATGATCAGCGTCGACCGCTATCTGGCCATCGTGAGGACCATGAAGGCGAGGTGGCTGCGACGGACGCGGCACGCTAAGGTTACCTGCGTCTTCCTGTGGATTTTAGGGTTCTTGCTCAGCACGCCGACCATGCTGCACAGAAAAGTGATCTACAATGAGGAAATCCAAAACACTGCCTGTCTATTGGACTACGGAAGCTCCTGGAAGTTAGCCAATCAGCTTCTTCTGAACATTGTTGGCTTTGTCCTGCCTGCTCTGGTGATCGTCTTCAGCAGCAGGGCTATAATTAAGGCTTTAGCTCAGAGGAAGGATACCGTAGGCCTCCACGACGTCAACGACACAAAGGCCTCGGTGTTGTTGTACGCCGTCACGCTGCTCTTCATCCTCTGCTGGGGGCCCTTTCAAGTCTTTACCTTTTTCGACACCCTCTGCGACGTCCATGTGCTAGATGTCAAACTGTGGTCCCACGCTTTGGACGTAGGAGGGCAGGTTTCTGCCTATCTCGGAATACTTAACAGTGCCCTGAACCCTCTGCTGTACGTCCTGTCAGGGCAATATTTCAGGAAGAAAGTTAGCGCCATCTACAGGAGGACTCTACGTCAGCGCAGAGGATCGGACATGACCACATATCAACGTTCTGTCGCGTCCACGTACATTCAGAGGCCTGAGCAGATAAAGCCTGTTGTCATTTAA